One Dictyostelium discoideum AX4 chromosome 3 chromosome, whole genome shotgun sequence genomic region harbors:
- the wdr61 gene encoding WD40 repeat-containing protein: MFQFGKKITGAHEDGIWCVKWQGDIIATGGMGTKVKTWHGNQPQFLTERKVFDKHILGVTSLDIDIGARYLATGGMDGTVRLFDLSTNTLHKTIDSGPLGCLKIGFLNSANNLVSVSESGNISIYSVETGEKLRSISNTNKQVLTMAISPNNEQIAVAGLDGTVLCYDVESGRRVSEIKAHGVPIRSLCFSSDSKTIFTGAEDSQIRLHDPNSSNPYIASLLGHSSFIFSLVASSNGDLLASSGSIDRKVCIWDIKTRKLDSSFTAHADQTWDLAFSPDSTKLVSVSDDCSIHSYALKQ, translated from the exons atg TTTCAATTTGGAAAGAAAATTACAGGTGCACATGAAGATGGTATTTGGTGTGTAAAATGGCAAGGTGATATTATTGCCACAGGTGGTATGGGTACAAAAGTTAAAACATGGCATGGAAATCAACCACAATTCCTTACAGAAAGAAAAGTATTTGATAAACATATATTAGGTGTAACTTCATTAGATATAGATATTGGTGCAAGAT aTCTTGCAACAGGTGGTATGGATGGTACAGTTCGTTTATTTGATCTTAGTACAAATACACTTCATAAAACTATTGATTCCGGTCCAT tGGGATGTTTAAAGATTGGATTTTTAAATAGTGCAAATAATTTAGTTAGTGTTTCAGAATCTGGAAATATTTCAATATACTCTGTAGAAACTGGTGAAAAATTAagatcaatttcaaatacaaataaacaaGTTTTAACAATGGCAATC AGTCCAAATAATGAACAAATTGCAGTAGCAGGATTAGATGGTACAGTATTATGTTATGATGTTGAAAGTGGAAGAAGAGTTTCAGAGATTAAAGCACATGGTGTTCCAATTCGTTCACTTTGTTTTTCATCAGattcaaaaacaatatttacaGGTGCAGAAGATTCACAAATTAGATTACATGATCCAAATAGTTCAAATCCATATATTGCATCATTATTAGGTCAttcttcttttattttttcattggtTGCTTCTTCTAATGGTGATTTATTAGCAAGTTCTGG atCGATTGATAGAAAAGTTTGCATTTGGGATATTAAAACAAGAAAATTAGATAGTAGTTTTACAGCTCATGCTGATCAAACTTGGGATTTAGCTTTTTCGCCAGATAGTACAAAATTAGTTAGTGTATCTGATGATTGTTCAATTCATTCTTATgctttaaaacaataa